TTCATTTCAACAGACGGTTATCATGTGGTTTGAATTACATTGATTGGCCATCATTAATGACTTCTCCACAAAGGGGGAAAAAGGAATTTGATATTGTGATCAGGTCTGAAGTAGGTGACCATGAATGCTGGTAAAATAGAGTCACATGTTTCTGGCTCAGGAACATTAGTTAACATGAGAAGTGGGATGTCATAGTGAGAACAGTTCAGTCTTTGTAGTGAGACAGACTGGGATTAAATGTGGGCCATGCCATTTGTCAACATTGAGACTCTCTgaatctgttttctcatttttaaatgggaataaaaacaCCCATCTCTAGAGCTTAGCACTTGGATTTGGCAAAATGCATAGTACGAGTTCAATAAATGAAGgctaatattattttcatgttcaaAGTCAATGGAAAGAGTTGGCTATGAAAACCCTCACACATACCAATACccagattattttatcatattatcTTTAGATATCTCATTCACAAATATAGAAATGTGGGTTTATGGGGGCCCAGGGGTGGGATGGTGAAATACTCTCtttgagagaaaaaaggaaagtttataaaatttcatgagtatgttagttttattgctactgtaacaaattatcacatattagctgcttaaaacaacaaaaatttgttaCCTTagagttctgtaggtcagaagtctgacatgGGTGTCTGTGAGGCTGAAATCAAGATACCTGCAGGGCTGTGTCTCTTTCTGAGGGATCTTTGGAAGAGTCTGTCTCTTGGTgcattcaggttgttggcagaattcagttccttgtgatTGTAGAACTGAGGTCTTTATTATCTTGCTGGCTATCAGCTAAGGACTGTTCTCAGCTTTGAGAAGCcatctgcattccttggctcatggtcggtctcctttctccattttctttcttttttttttttttttttttttcttttgagatggagtctcactctgttgcccgggctggagtgcagtggtgcgatctcggctcactgcaagctccgcttcccgggttcacgccattctcctgcctcagcctcctgagcagctgggactataggcgcgcaccactacacccagctaatttttgtattattttagagatggggtttcaccatgttgatcaggcttgtctcaaactcctgacctcgtgatccgtacaactttgcctcccaaagtgctgggattacaagcatgagccaccgcgcctagcccccTTCCTCCATTTTTAAAGCCAGCAATAGTGGGTTGAGTTTCTCTCAAGCTGccacttctcctcctcttcttccgtTGTTGCATCTCTCTGACCCACTCTTCTGTCTTACTCTTCCACTTCTAAAAACTCATGTAGTTATATTGGATCCACCTGGACACTCTAGGGAACTCTTCCCAATTCAAGGTCCATACCTTAATTGCATCTgccaagtcccttttgccatggaaGGTAACATGTTCACCCGTTTCACGGATTAGAGAACGGACATCTCTAGGGGGAGGATGAGTTATTCTGCTACCAAGTGAGAAATAGCATAGAAGTGTGTCTTCCAAATATGGAGTTGTTATGCATGATTCACAGTACATTCCAGTTTGCAAAATAAATGAGCTGGTGTCAAAAATACCCACTTACCCAGACAGAGAGAGAACACATGATTGTGCATAATTTGGCTTCTGCTTACCTTGCTCATCTCTCACCATTCTATTCCTCTTTTGACCATTCTATTCCTCCTTCTACTGAACTTTTTATTCCCAGAAAGTGAGTGAATATACAAACACTGGCCAGGTCATATCTGATAATAAAACTCAGACTGACAAAGGAAACCCAGGAAGCCAAACCTTAGCCTCTGCAGCAATCAGCCCAGAATAGTCACAGTGTGGTCAACTGATACCTTCTCTATTTTCTAACCCCCTGCTCCCTGCTTCCAACTCAGGAGCAACCTGAGAAAACCAAATGTGCTCCCCAAACTAATCAGAAAGGATGCCCTGCTTCTAGTTAGCTCTCCAATAGCTTCCCAAGGCCAACAAACTTTAATCAGGGCACACCCAAGGGTTCTCTTTTTTCCACTCTAAAGCTTTTCCTCTGTCCTGACTGTATTTGAATACCTGCCAAATGCAAGTATTGGTGGCTGACTCTCTTGCTATAGCAAACTCTGAGTAAATagtctgtttttctcatttgagTGGTCTTTGTTTTAACATTTCCTTtgtgtattgtttttgtttcctctttttctcttccttgatCACATTTTTCTCCTTACCTTAAGTGATTAActtgtattcatattttaaatatcagcTTAGATGTcactaataacaataataattactatttcGGTGATAGCTAACCTGTACTGAGCCCTTACCATATGCCAAGAACTGTTCTAAACATGTTTAATTTATCAGCTCATTAAACTCTCACAACAATTAATTGAAGAAGGTTTCTCTTATTATCCACATTCCTCATACAGGAAAAGATAATTCAGAGAGATTAAGGATCTTGCCCAAGGTTGCAGAGCTACTAGGTGAAAGACTTACGACAGAATTTAGGTGGTCTGGCACCATAATTCACTCTTGAAACAATTACGCTACGTTgctttcagaatattttcaaatacccTGAGTTTAGGATGGATGCCCCTTCTCATATGTTTAAATAGGACTCTGTAATTTATCTACTACTCTATTGTAATTGTTTATGAATTTCTCTGTAGTCTCTGCTACTAAGCTCCCTGAGGACAAGGGTGGTGTTTGTTTTGCTTATGTTTGTATGTCAAGCATATAGTAGTTTCTCTATCAATGTGTATTTAAGGAATTAACAAACAAATGATCGAATGAATGAAATACATACAAAAGTgtgaattgttatttttaaaaattggagccTCTTaaggtaagaaaaaagaaagggaccTTTTCCTTAGGCGGACTTTCAGTGCAACACACTTCTACATATGACTTCATAATCTTTATCCAGGAAACAACTTCTTAAAACAGGGCAGCTTCTCTTGTGTAAGCTTAGGTTGcctccatatttttaaatataaaaccacaTGAAATACTAACATCAGCCTCTTCCCAGAAAGCCTCTTCCAAGCTAATCGTCATCATTAAGCTAGACTCAGTGAATTCTTGACATAAATTCTGAGCCAGGTCATGTTCAATTTAGAAACTTTCTTCTGAACTCTGCAGCAAGCCTAAAAACTCTCTCTTACATACTTGCAGTCCTGGAAAAATCAGATGAGAGCCAGAGGTGGCTATGTATCCCCATGAACTATGTTGGAGTTTTAGAGCAAACCTCCAACTGGGTACTTTTAATGTCCTAAGCCTCTGGCTGTCTGTCCTTGTAACCCAGATTCTGGGGCAGATGCTGAGCTCTCGTTCATTCTCAGTAGGTCTCTTTTCCTAGACTTGTGAGACTAGTTGACCTGGAAAAGCATTAAGGCAGTCATCTGGATCAATTCCTTTACTTTATATTTAATACCATTGGATCCatgcatttattaaagaaatatttattagccTCTAAATTTCTGGTACTATCCCAGGATTTGGAGATCCAGAGGTGAATTAAACAAGCCTCCTGCTATCATGgggcttatattctagtggggcTAAGAGACAAAAATGAGCATGCATACATACAAATGCATGAAATCATTTCAATAAGTATGAAAATAACACAAAGTTAGATAACAGCGATCTGCCTAAATGTATCCATTTCAATACGTTTATCTTTCAATCATGTCACCCCATTAAACTCCTACTTCTTGATCAACTACTCTTCTTTGGAATTCTCAATGTTTCCTCTCAGTCTTTCATTGATTATATCAAGGAAGTAATAAAACTTGTTTTGAATGAAAGTCATTCAGAAAATTGTTTTTGATAGtctcccttttaaaatttattgccaATATACTACAAATAACTTTTCTTCTTAGGgcactttctttttcctcctaggaATTGATTATTACAACAAGATCATCGATGATTTGTTAAAAAATGGGGTTACTCCCATTGTGACCCTCTACCACTTTGATTTGCCTCAGGCTTTAGAAGACCAAGGAGGTTGGTTGTCAGAGGCAATCATTGAATCCTTTGACAAATATGCTCAGTTTTGCTTCAGTACCTTTGGGGATCGTGTCAAGCAGTGGATCACCATAAATGAAGCTAATGTTCTTTCTGTGATGTCATATGACTTAGGTATGTTTCCTCCGGGTATCCCTCACTTTGGGACTGGAGGTTATCAGGCAGCTCATAATTTGATTAAGGCTCATGCCAGATCCTGGCACAGCTATGATTCCTTATTTCGAAAAGAGCAGAAAGGTATGGTGTCTCTATCACTTTTTGCAGTCTGGTTGGAACCAGCAGATCCCAACTCAGTGTCTGACCAGGAAGCTGCTAAAAGAGCCATCACTTTCCATCTGGATTTATTTGCTAAACCCATATTCATCGATGGTGATTATCCTGAAGTTGTCAAGTCTCAGATTGCCTCCATGAGTCAAAAGCAAGGCTATCCATCATCGAGGCTTCCAGAATTCactgaagaagagaagaaaatgatcaAAGGCACTGCTGATTTTTTTGCTGTGCAATATTATACAACTCGCTTAATCAAGTACCAGGAGAACAAGAAAGGAGAACTAGGTATTCTCCAGGATGCGGAAATTGAATTTTTTCCAGATCCATCTTGGAAAAATGTGGATTGGATCTACGTGGTACCATGGGGAGTACGTAAACTACTGAAATATATTAAGGTAAATGCatgattttttgtgtgtccatGTACACCCAATTATGTGAAGGTGGGCAAGAcaggcatatgtatatatatatggacttgAAAAAAGAATTACTTTAGGTAATAGCATATACATTTGCTGGCCTGGGAAGAGCAGATTAGGATTTGAGTTGATGAGGGGTAACTAGCCGGTAAAGGCTTCAAAAGCAGTGGTCAAAGTCTAGGATTTGTTGTTAAAGTTAGTTGTGGCTATAGAAGTAATTTGGACATATTTTTCAATCTGGTGTCACAACTATGattataaaagacattttaaggaTTGAGATAGTTGGATCCTTTTTTTGAGTCTCAGCTATATTGGATGACATCCAGttagctaaaattaaaatttcaagtaCAGGTTTTCAGAACCCCTCCTGTGGGGGATGTAGAATGTAGCTACTGGCAGGACTGAGGGGTTAAGGAGCAGTGACAATCAACAGATGCTGATGGAAGAAAGATATTTCTGTCTTCTCATTATAATAAGAGTCATTTGACTGTCTTCATGGACATTTGCACAGTTTTGCGTTTCCATTGTTAGTTATAAAAGGTCAGTGCATGGAAAATTAAGTTAATAGGGTCAGTGCAATTTGATGAAAACTAGTTTTGGGGTTGTAGCTTACAGAAGATAGAGGGTAATGTACCTGATTTtatgagctttctttttttaaaacatctgtTTGGAataaaacttctgttctttttttctaggaTACATATAATAACCCTGTAATTTACATCACTGAGAATGGGTTTCCCCAGAGTGACCCAGCGCCTCTTGATGACACTCAACGCTGGGAGTATTTCAGACAAACATTTCAGGAACTGTTCAAAGGTACCATTTGAAATGATGAAAGATCAATTGtgcaaatttaatataattttcccATTTGCTTATTTGCATTCAGCAAAGACCAATAATTTTTGAAAGCTGAAATCCATGTAAATCAATGCAAAGCCATATAATTAGGAGAGGGGGAAAAAGTATTTAGGAAAGAGGAAGTGGAGGATTTTGGCCTAGCTACAACCTCCTGAAATTGAATCAAGTAAAAAGCGACTGTCTTCAGCATTTTGTGACTCCCGGGTGAAGGTGACAAGAACAGAAGGAGTGGTGGCTGTTGGGAGAGAACATCAGTTATTACAAAAAAGATTAGCACTGATCAACTATAACATGctcatttgcatattttaatatcctaactaccaaaaaaaaatgaaatgacaggATTTTTAAAGAACCCAAATTAAGCATCTGTgcaataaacttaaaaatggcACAAGTCCTCCATCAATGTATGTTGCATTTAAGCTGTAACCAAGCAGCCCAgttagaaacatttttattgtcGTATGGAAAATGTGAGTTGTGTTTTAAGATAATGTTATTTTAGTATATCTTTTCCTTCCATGGAATTCTTTTCATATGAATTCTTAACATATTTGAAAACAGTCATGAAGGAATAACCTTTAACTGGTAACACACATTTCTAGGCAAGTTAGCACCTCCTCTCCTATTATTTGTTGCTTCCCAAAtttaattcctctttttttttttttgagacagagtcttgctctgtcacccaggctggagtgtaatggcgctatctgggctcactgcaagctccgcctcccaggttcacgccattctcctgcctcagcctcctagtagctgggactgcaggctcccgccaccacgcctggctaattttttgtatttttagtagaggtggggtttcacggTTTTAGTcgggattgtcttgatctcctgacctcgtgatctgcccgccttggcctcccaaagtgctgggattacagacatgagccactgcgcccggccaatttctcCTTCTTAAAAAGGAATCATGTCGTAGCAACAAAATCCAATGTAAAATAAgactttaaatttccttttttttaaaaaaccatgatAGCCACACTTATTTCTTATCATTCTGAGAGGTTCCGACAttattctttctaaaattattcaGTATTACACTGGTATCACCAGAAGGAATTCTGGAAAGTGACACAAAGTGGTCTTTTTCCAAAACCTGAAATTTATTTACTGGATCCTTCACTCAGGCCTGGAGTTTATTGGCAGAGAGCAATTGGATTCTTGCAGTTTGACCCAAGtgaagaaattattttgtattgcACACAAAATAGATTCTTCCGGGTAGGAGTTCATCTTCTGATAAGAGAGGGAAATCTCTAGTTTTCTGAGATTCCTCTCCACTTCTCCCTGTAGATGGGTCCTGTTCATAGTTAATCTATTGATATTCCCAGGCTTTATCCTGAAGAACAAATAGGCTAGTTACTACCCGGCAGATTTATGGATGGCTACAGGGAACACAAATGACTTGCCTAAAATTGCTCTGCGTATTTTTGGGAAAGAGAGATAAAcagaaattgctttttttttttgtttccattcccAGCCTGGTACTCTGTTCAGTGCTAATCATATAGAGGCATTTCGTTGTTTTTTCAAGTAGTTTCAAGTACTTTATACCATCCTTTACATCTTTAATGCTAAATGCTTAATGATTGACCCCAAACTAAGGTGATTCAAGGATAGAAAAGTAACAGAAGATAAGagtggaaaataagaaaagatttgGATTTCTAAGAGACGGGAGAGAATAGGGTTAGgacaaaaaatatgtttttcaatttgttgaACTTCTATTTTGTCTTCAAATTACTTGATGAGAGGTTTATTAGGCATATAAAACATATACTGTCTACAGCATCTGTGTTCTCTTCTGAATCTTAACAGTAGGCTAGCTATATTCACTGTAATAGACATGtactatttttgttttgccttttaaaaaaactagactttttaaatgtgtagaaatacatatattgagaagaaaaacatacgcataaatgtatttattctggactgggtatagtggtgtggtaactttttttttttttgagatggagtcttgctctgtcacccaggctggagtgcagtggcacgatcttggctcactgaaagctccgcctcccgggttcacgccattctcctgcctcagtctcccaagtagttgggactataggcgcccggtactacgcctggctaatttttttgtatttttagtagagaccatagccaggatggtctcgatctcctgacctcatgatctgcccgccttggcctcccgaagtgctgggattacaggcatgagccaccgcgccccaccatGGTGTGGTAACTTTATGTATTCTCGTAGTGGACACCAATTATTTCTGCTGTGGTGCAActctctttcccctttcttctaTAAAATACTCACCTCCCCATCTACATGCTTACCACAGGGACATCCATGCAAGTGGAATACAATCCTCCTCCTTCAGCAGATAACTGACTGGTCCAAACGTAGGCACAGGACGTGAGCTGGGACAATTTCAGTTCTTCCCTGGTACTTAGAACGTGGACCAATTAGTTTCTTAATCTCTTGGACTGGGTTGGGTGGATGTAGTTTTGTGAGCCACTGGTGACTCGGTTCTACCCTGTAAGCTTAGGCACAGTGAGAAGGGAAGATATCTATGCATTAAAGGAAAGTAAACATGGAGAACTTCCAGACAGCACTGGAGcctctgcttttcatttttcctgagATCTGTCTGCATGCAAGTTCTCGAGAGACATTACTTTCATCATAATAAAGTGCTCTTTGTGCTTAATCTTATTCTAATTGGGCTTCTCTCTCTTCAATAAAAAGAGTTGTAATTGATACCATCATCTCGTTTCCTTCTCAAAACAATGATATGA
This DNA window, taken from Pan troglodytes isolate AG18354 chromosome 3, NHGRI_mPanTro3-v2.0_pri, whole genome shotgun sequence, encodes the following:
- the LOC461139 gene encoding cytosolic beta-glucosidase isoform X4, with amino-acid sequence MTSGEKGGWDADGKGPCVWDTFTHQGGERVFKNQTGDVACGSYTLWEEDLKCIKQLGLTHYRFSLSWSRLLPDGTTGFINQKGIDYYNKIIDDLLKNGVTPIVTLYHFDLPQALEDQGGWLSEAIIESFDKYAQFCFSTFGDRVKQWITINEANVLSVMSYDLGMFPPGIPHFGTGGYQAAHNLIKAHARSWHSYDSLFRKEQKGMVSLSLFAVWLEPADPNSVSDQEAAKRAITFHLDLFAKPIFIDGDYPEVVKSQIASMSQKQGYPSSRLPEFTEEEKKMIKGTADFFAVQYYTTRLIKYQENKKGELGILQDAEIEFFPDPSWKNVDWIYVVPWGVRKLLKYIKDTYNNPVIYITENGFPQSDPAPLDDTQRWEYFRQTFQELFKAIQLDKVNLQVYCAWSLLDNFEWNQGYSSRFGLFHVDFEDPARPRVPYTSAKEYAKIIRNNGLEAHL
- the LOC461139 gene encoding cytosolic beta-glucosidase isoform X6 — protein: MTSGEKGGWDADGKGPCVWDTFTHQGGERVFKNQTGDVACGSYTLWEEDLKCIKQLGLTHYRFSLSWSRLLPDGTTGFINQKGIDYYNKIIDDLLKNGVTPIVTLYHFDLPQALEDQGGWLSEAIIESFDKYAQFCFSTFGDRVKQWITINEANVLSVMSYDLVWLEPADPNSVSDQEAAKRAITFHLDLFAKPIFIDGDYPEVVKSQIASMSQKQGYPSSRLPEFTEEEKKMIKGTADFFAVQYYTTRLIKYQENKKGELGILQDAEIEFFPDPSWKNVDWIYVVPWGVRKLLKYIKDTYNNPVIYITENGFPQSDPAPLDDTQRWEYFRQTFQELFKAIQLDKVNLQVYCAWSLLDNFEWNQGYSSRFGLFHVDFEDPARPRVPYTSAKEYAKIIRNNGLEAHL
- the LOC461139 gene encoding cytosolic beta-glucosidase isoform X3, producing MGNISKRWEGGWDADGKGPCVWDTFTHQGGERVFKNQTGDVACGSYTLWEEDLKCIKQLGLTHYRFSLSWSRLLPDGTTGFINQKGIDYYNKIIDDLLKNGVTPIVTLYHFDLPQALEDQGGWLSEAIIESFDKYAQFCFSTFGDRVKQWITINEANVLSVMSYDLGMFPPGIPHFGTGGYQAAHNLIKAHARSWHSYDSLFRKEQKGMVSLSLFAVWLEPADPNSVSDQEAAKRAITFHLDLFAKPIFIDGDYPEVVKSQIASMSQKQGYPSSRLPEFTEEEKKMIKGTADFFAVQYYTTRLIKYQENKKGELGILQDAEIEFFPDPSWKNVDWIYVVPWGVRKLLKYIKDTYNNPVIYITENGFPQSDPAPLDDTQRWEYFRQTFQELFKAIQLDKVNLQVYCAWSLLDNFEWNQGYSSRFGLFHVDFEDPARPRVPYTSAKEYAKIIRNNGLEAHL
- the LOC461139 gene encoding cytosolic beta-glucosidase isoform X2 yields the protein MAFPAGFGWAAATAAYQVEGGWDADGKGPCVWDTFTHQGGERVFKNQTGDVACGSYTLWEEDLKCIKQLGLTHYRFSLSWSRLLPDGTTGFINQKGIDYYNKIIDDLLKNGVTPIVTLYHFDLPQALEDQGGWLSEAIIESFDKYAQFCFSTFGDRVKQWITINEANVLSVMSYDLGMFPPGIPHFGTGGYQAAHNLIKAHARSWHSYDSLFRKEQKGMVSLSLFAVWLEPADPNSVSDQEAAKRAITFHLDLFAKPIFIDGDYPEVVKSQIASMSQKQGYPSSRLPEFTEEEKKMIKGTADFFAVQYYTTRLIKYQENKKGELGILQDAEIEFFPDPSWKNVDWIYVVPWGVRKLLKYIKDTYNNPVIYITENGFPQSDPAPLDDTQRWEYFRQTFQELFKAIQLDKVNLQVYCAWSLLDNFEWNQGYSSRFGLFHVDFEDPARPRVPYTSAKEYAKIIRNNGLEAHL
- the LOC461139 gene encoding cytosolic beta-glucosidase isoform X1 is translated as MSLYTCLVEITLPFHLEENVGGWDADGKGPCVWDTFTHQGGERVFKNQTGDVACGSYTLWEEDLKCIKQLGLTHYRFSLSWSRLLPDGTTGFINQKGIDYYNKIIDDLLKNGVTPIVTLYHFDLPQALEDQGGWLSEAIIESFDKYAQFCFSTFGDRVKQWITINEANVLSVMSYDLGMFPPGIPHFGTGGYQAAHNLIKAHARSWHSYDSLFRKEQKGMVSLSLFAVWLEPADPNSVSDQEAAKRAITFHLDLFAKPIFIDGDYPEVVKSQIASMSQKQGYPSSRLPEFTEEEKKMIKGTADFFAVQYYTTRLIKYQENKKGELGILQDAEIEFFPDPSWKNVDWIYVVPWGVRKLLKYIKDTYNNPVIYITENGFPQSDPAPLDDTQRWEYFRQTFQELFKAIQLDKVNLQVYCAWSLLDNFEWNQGYSSRFGLFHVDFEDPARPRVPYTSAKEYAKIIRNNGLEAHL
- the LOC461139 gene encoding cytosolic beta-glucosidase isoform X5; its protein translation is MSLYTCLVEITLPFHLEENVGGWDADGKGPCVWDTFTHQGGERVFKNQTGDVACGSYTLWEEDLKCIKQLGLTHYRFSLSWSRLLPDGTTGFINQKGIDYYNKIIDDLLKNGVTPIVTLYHFDLPQALEDQGGWLSEAIIESFDKYAQFCFSTFGDRVKQWITINEANVLSVMSYDLVWLEPADPNSVSDQEAAKRAITFHLDLFAKPIFIDGDYPEVVKSQIASMSQKQGYPSSRLPEFTEEEKKMIKGTADFFAVQYYTTRLIKYQENKKGELGILQDAEIEFFPDPSWKNVDWIYVVPWGVRKLLKYIKDTYNNPVIYITENGFPQSDPAPLDDTQRWEYFRQTFQELFKAIQLDKVNLQVYCAWSLLDNFEWNQGYSSRFGLFHVDFEDPARPRVPYTSAKEYAKIIRNNGLEAHL